The following coding sequences lie in one Acidobacteriota bacterium genomic window:
- the ybeY gene encoding rRNA maturation RNase YbeY — MRRFEISIVNDCKASRIDKNPFKRFLRELGGRMGIEADQVSVLFTDDPHMKKLNAKYRGRNMTTDVLSFPAGEKNLEGLTNMGDIVISIPAAVSQAKMAGWPLEMEIKKLLTHGFLHLAGYDHETDRGEMRRMEEKYFNELIAMKSSRSRKRKGGCRTG; from the coding sequence ATGAGAAGATTTGAAATTTCCATTGTAAACGATTGTAAAGCTTCCAGGATCGACAAGAATCCCTTCAAACGATTTCTGCGGGAACTCGGCGGGAGAATGGGTATCGAAGCCGATCAGGTATCCGTTCTCTTCACTGATGATCCGCACATGAAGAAACTCAATGCGAAGTACCGCGGCAGGAATATGACTACCGATGTCCTTTCATTCCCGGCAGGCGAGAAGAACCTCGAAGGGTTGACCAACATGGGGGATATAGTCATCTCCATACCAGCTGCCGTCAGCCAGGCAAAGATGGCAGGATGGCCACTTGAAATGGAGATAAAGAAGCTCCTGACGCATGGCTTCCTGCACTTGGCCGGATATGACCATGAAACCGACCGCGGCGAGATGAGAAGAATGGAAGAAAAGTATTTTAATGAGCTGATCGCAATGAAATCTAGCCGATCAAGAAAAAGAAAAGGAGGATGCCGTACTGGATAA
- a CDS encoding hemolysin family protein, whose translation MDNVLPYIFIALALSFIFFALSVLKSAINSISEVAARKVAEIKGQNYPFFTEKLYSNPSKMRIVLQLSRQTSLIGATFATLAVLNILEISYAVTWTLLASIVVLIMFVEQLAARLVVAINPEKAFAVTIPFLPPVYLIFYPLMIPIYRILFAARKRFGAVIDREDDETLEENIRAFIDVGEKEGILEKEEGILVKSIVDFGYTLAREVMTPRTDMVVIKSDESLESLKKLFIRKKHSRIPVYNDNIDNIAGIVYIKDLLETLALQKGEMGISDFIKPAHFVPETKKVSDLLKEMQHEKIQIAIVVDEYGGTAGLITIEDLVEEIVGEISDVHEREEDDIVKETEDSYLVKGICNIEKVEALFNVELKEEGFDTVGGFIFARLGRVPLEGESFDAREIKFEILRADHRRIRRVRIKKILS comes from the coding sequence CTGGATAACGTACTGCCCTATATATTCATCGCGCTGGCTCTCTCCTTCATATTCTTCGCCCTCTCAGTCCTGAAGTCTGCCATCAATTCCATCAGCGAGGTGGCAGCAAGGAAGGTGGCAGAGATCAAGGGGCAGAACTACCCCTTCTTCACGGAGAAACTCTACAGCAATCCCTCCAAGATGAGAATCGTCCTTCAATTATCACGGCAGACATCCCTCATCGGCGCAACTTTCGCGACTCTGGCGGTCTTAAACATTCTTGAAATCTCCTATGCAGTTACCTGGACGCTTCTTGCCAGCATCGTCGTTCTGATCATGTTCGTGGAGCAACTGGCCGCCAGGCTCGTCGTGGCCATTAATCCAGAAAAAGCTTTTGCGGTTACCATTCCTTTTCTTCCACCCGTCTATCTGATCTTTTATCCGTTGATGATTCCAATATACAGGATCCTCTTCGCTGCCAGGAAAAGATTCGGTGCCGTAATCGACAGAGAAGACGACGAAACGCTGGAAGAGAATATCAGAGCATTTATAGACGTGGGGGAGAAGGAGGGAATACTGGAGAAGGAAGAGGGGATACTCGTAAAGAGCATAGTCGATTTCGGCTACACGCTGGCGCGCGAGGTGATGACTCCAAGGACGGACATGGTGGTCATCAAAAGCGATGAAAGCCTGGAGAGCCTCAAGAAGCTCTTCATTCGCAAGAAGCATTCGAGGATCCCGGTTTACAATGACAATATAGACAACATTGCAGGAATCGTATACATCAAGGACCTGCTGGAAACTCTCGCCCTCCAGAAAGGGGAGATGGGCATCTCCGATTTCATCAAGCCGGCTCACTTCGTCCCTGAGACGAAGAAGGTCTCGGATCTCCTTAAGGAGATGCAGCATGAAAAGATACAGATCGCCATCGTAGTCGATGAGTACGGCGGAACTGCAGGGCTTATCACCATCGAGGATCTCGTCGAGGAGATCGTCGGCGAGATCAGCGATGTCCACGAGAGGGAAGAAGATGATATCGTCAAGGAAACGGAGGATAGTTACCTCGTCAAGGGCATCTGTAACATTGAAAAGGTTGAGGCGCTCTTCAACGTCGAGCTTAAAGAGGAGGGCTTCGATACGGTTGGGGGTTTCATCTTCGCCAGACTTGGACGAGTTCCCCTAGAAGGGGAATCGTTTGATGCCAGAGAAATCAAATTTGAGATACTGAGAGCCGACCACAGAAGGATCAGGAGAGTTAGGATAAAGAAAATCCTTTCATAG